In Setaria viridis chromosome 5, Setaria_viridis_v4.0, whole genome shotgun sequence, the genomic stretch GGGAGAACAACagcttcgtcgtcgtcgaccccgCCGGCTTCTCGAGGCTGCTGCTCCCCTGCTTCTTCAAGCACAGCAACTTCTCCAGCTTCGTGCGCCAGCTCAACACATACGTAAGTGCTCTGATTTTCCTGCGATCCAAGCTGAGGAGGCATCGATCGGCACTCAGATGCTATAGCAGGGGTTGCTGTCCGTCTTCCGCATATCTATGTCCTGTGCACTTACCTGGAGCCATGGATTCTCCGCAGGGGTTCCGGAAGGTGCACCCGGACCGGTGGGAGTTCGCGCACGAGTCGTTCCTGCGCGGCCAGACGCACCTGCTGCCGCGCATCGTGCGCCGCAAGaagcgcggcgagggcggcgggggcgccgcctcctgctcatccgtcggcgaggcgcagtaCGCCGCGGCCAGCTGCGCCATCCGCGGCGAGGATCACCAGGAGGGCCAAGATcaggaggagcgggaggcgcTGCTCGAGGAGGtgcagcggctgcggcgggagCAGACGGCCATCGGGGAGGAGCTGGCGCAGAtgagccgccgcctgcaggCCACGGAGCGGCGGCCCGACCAGCTCATGTCCTTCCTCGCCAGGCTCGCCGAGGACCCCGACGGCGTCACGCGCCACCTCGTCGAGCAGGCCGCCGAGAAGAAGCGCCGCCGCATGCAGCTCTCCTCCCAAGCCATCTCCCCGCTCCCGCCCCCGCTCCTGGCGCTCGGCGGCAAGGACTGCGACGGCTGGCAGTGGGCGGAGCAGAAGCCGGCGATAGTCCTCCCCTCCTTCGAGCCCACCTCTAGCTACTGCGCCGTGCAGCAGGTGCCGGATTTCGGAggtggcaacggcggcggcggcggcatcaccGGCATGGGCCTGACTGCTGACGACACCGCAGTGGAGATGCCCTTCCCGTTCTGCCTCCTCGGCCAGGGTTTCTTTTAACCTGCTGGTAAATCATGCACATGCACGTTCTACTTCTACCTCGGCCTCTGCTCACTCGTTTCTAGTTACTCCTGATCCTTGTACTCTGCAAATTAAACATTGCTCTTCTTCACATCGATATCATCCCATCCGATCACTATCGCAATTGAGCACAGATCATTACTGGCCGGCTGCTGTATCGATCTGTTGTATGTAATCGAAGAACCGATCGGGATCGACGATCATGTTCATTAGTCGTCTTTCTAGTAGTAGTTAGGCCTTGCATTAGTTGGTTCGGTTGGACATAGTAGTGTAGCGACTCTTCTTGTCCTCCAAGTTTGTAGGGTTTTCAAGGGATTAAACTAAGCTTTGCCCGCATTACTTTTGCTGCAAACTTTTCTGTCGACCTGTAATTGCTCGATGAAGAACCTGCTCTGCTGGTAACATCTGATCTCACACTTTAGCTCATTAGTTCATGCGAAACTGGTGTACATGTACTGCTGGGGAAAGCGTCTTCAGTACCGATTTCTAaacgccatttagtaccggttgtgcaaccggtattgctacttcggtactaaaggggtaccaGGTCAAATAACCAGCACCAGAGCGCCGGAGCCCCATCCACAGCACCTGAGCCCTGCaccagagagagagggagggaggcggtgtACTTACGCTGCTCCTCAGCCTGCCGGTTGCCGCCACCGCTGGATCTGAGGGAGAGATGGccgctactccaagatccacgcACTCCTTGCTCTGCCACGCTTGCTGACACTCCGCCGCCACGTCCTCCCATCAGAGCTCCTTGCTCCTTGCCCTGCCGCCACTCGTTGCTCCGCCACGCCCTGCCAATGCTCCGTCGCCTCGCCACGCCCTCCCTTCTTGCTTGcgccgctccttgccccgccgccacctcgctacatgtaagaggtgaggggcgagcggatgGGGGAGGAGAGGGTGCTGATGGCAGGGGCGGCGGTGAGGGGATCGATCCGTGTGGGGGATGAAGGAGATTCGGggggggagaagagagagaggcacGGGTGAGAGGCCGGATGAGGGGATGAGCGGATAAGTACGTGTGGGGAGGGGGTGAGCATGtggtgagagagagaaggggggctgACGTGTGAGAGGAGGTACCCCTTTAATagcgggtggaggcttcacccagtactaaaggtcacccattagtaccgggtgaagcctccacccggtattagtagcggttggaggcttcacctggtactaatgggtgcgtgacctttagtaccgggtgaaactttcacccagtactaaatgggATCACAGGAGCTCCTTGGGGACTAGCCGTTAAGCTCAGTACTGATGCTCACATTAATATCGGGCTAAAGTACTGAGTCTCGGGCCGACGATAATGCAAGTGCTTTTGTTTTTTCCTTGGATGCTTTCCGTGGGGCCCATGGCTCAGCCAATAGGAAGGTGATGGGGGCCCTGGATTGCTATTGGTCCAGAGTCGGTCTCtgtaattaaaaaactaatatGCTTCCTGTagtggtgatgttagtttttCAATTTATTTTGAGAGCGAGAGTGTGTAGTGATGATGTTAATTAAAGTGTGATTTGGACGTTGatggggaagggagagggaaaTTGAAGGCCCTTGGACTTACGAGAGGGTGCCATCGAAATGGACGAATTTTTCTCAAATGCTCGCTGCTGCTGATGGGCGTGCGACCTG encodes the following:
- the LOC117855741 gene encoding heat stress transcription factor C-1a, with translation MDGLHTELALGLLGCGGGGGDQLQTAPFVAKTYQMVCDPRTDALVRWGRENNSFVVVDPAGFSRLLLPCFFKHSNFSSFVRQLNTYGFRKVHPDRWEFAHESFLRGQTHLLPRIVRRKKRGEGGGGAASCSSVGEAQYAAASCAIRGEDHQEGQDQEEREALLEEVQRLRREQTAIGEELAQMSRRLQATERRPDQLMSFLARLAEDPDGVTRHLVEQAAEKKRRRMQLSSQAISPLPPPLLALGGKDCDGWQWAEQKPAIVLPSFEPTSSYCAVQQVPDFGGGNGGGGGITGMGLTADDTAVEMPFPFCLLGQGFF